A genomic region of Zea mays cultivar B73 chromosome 6, Zm-B73-REFERENCE-NAM-5.0, whole genome shotgun sequence contains the following coding sequences:
- the LOC103629751 gene encoding uncharacterized protein, whose translation MDAPNKTQRLNIRCNPGDVLASIQISNERQRQAIVRKGFSSILDMTIDAIGCRTLLCWLMQKLDPRDMTLRIGSDKELKITKQTVHQILGLPNLGGGKPLNIDEANAAATLRASLNISKDEFVISKLQDRLRLGQDDDLSIRCFFYSLQPVAIPNS comes from the exons ATGGATGCCCCAAATAAGACGCAG AGACTCAACATCAGATGCAACCCAGGAGATGTTCTTGCGTCCATTCAGATATCGAATGAAAGGCAACGTCAAGCTATAGTCAGAAAAGGATTCTCTAGTATTCTTGACATGACAATTGATGCAATTGGATGTCGAACACTTCTTTGTTGGCTCATGCAAAAGCTAGACCCCAGAGACATGACTCTTCGTATTGGTTCAGACAAAGAACTCAAAATCACCAAGCAGACTGTCCATCAGATATTGGGTCTTCCAAATTTGGGTGGTGGAAAGCCACTTAATATTGATGAAGCGAACGCTGCGGCAACACTTCGGGCCTCCTTGAATATTAGCAAGGATGAATTTGTTATTTCAAAGCTCCAGGACagattgaggctaggccaggatgaTGATCTTTCTATCAGATGTTTTTTTTATTCTCTTCAACCTGTTGCTATTCCCAATAGCTAG
- the LOC103629752 gene encoding serine incorporator 3 gives MAVHWFFLFQGPSPMIVRYVYAVLFLLANLSAWLTRENGISYFISQRVSGGCHGDRGCLAAEAVLVMSQTFCLFFFIMLLSTVCTTKVDDPRNSWHRGWWPVKIALVIGCFSFSVLLTSAGTQIYGKIAQVGAGLFLVLQLVSTIKFITQLNYKLCVTNFEERYLWVAAISATAVIISMGLIIFMTLKFAQCWHNMEVIVITLVLFFIMCVLSLMSKANKFFMEPALIGGYATFICLLAMTSEPESGCGMKSKAGPGAGWLTISFFVSGLLSTVYSAFTMGTGYKCTRSTVESEDDVPYGYGFFHFIFSAGCMYFGMMFVAWDTHHTMEEWNVDIGWISTWVHIASEALVVVSYLTILLARILGVGWLQHFLAKIFGTDDQPHNDESHTTTDESHMMTVHGDEPQTTTVHGDEPQTTTVHGDESHTTTVHGDEPQTTTVHGDESHTTTVHGDESQATTTNDDESETMNTHVTSPSSLYHTASPSSLYYSPEQSPTNNTDHQPPPPSPPSLSPPHTIELQMSEVPNIGTSGMNEEDGDDYIREWESE, from the exons ATGGCAGTGCACTGGTTCTTCCTTTTCCAGGGTCCCAGCCCTATGATAGTGCGATACGTGTACGCCGTACTTTTTCTGCTGGCCAACTTGTCTGCGTGGCTCACGCGAGAGAACGGCATATCATATTTCATATCGCAGCGGGTCAGCGGCGGCTGTCACGGTGACCGGGGCTGTTTAGCGGCTGAGGCCGTGCTGGTCATGAGCCAGACCTTCTGT TTATTTTTCTTCATCATGCTATTATCCACCGTCTGCACGACCAAGGTGGATGACCCTAGGAATTCATGGCACCGCGGGTGGTGGCCGGTGAAGATTGCCTTGGTTATAGGTTGTTTCTCCTTCTCTGTGCTGCTTACATCCGCTGGGACCCAAATCTACG GGAAAATTGCGCAGGTTGGAGCAGG GCTATTTCTTGTACTTCAGCTTGTGTCTACCATAAAATTTATCACACAGCTGAACTACAAATTATGCGTGACCAATTTTGAAGAAAG GTACCTCTGGGTCGCCGCGATCTCTGCTACTGCCGTCATCATATCAATGGGATTGATCATATTTATGACCCTCAAGTTCGCACAATGTTGGCACAACATGGAGGTCATTGTTATCACACTTGTGCTATTTTTCATCATGTGTGTGCTCTCACTAATGTCCAAG GCTAACAAATTTTTCATGGAGCCTGCACTAATTGGTGGGTACGCTACATTCATATGCCTGCTAGCGATGACAAG TGAACCCGAGTCAGGCTGTGGCATGAAAAGCAAAGCAGGCCCAGGTGCTGGTTGGTTAACCATTTCC TTTTTTGTTTCTGGACTGCTCAGCACCGTTTATTCTGCCTTTACCATGGGCACCGGCTACAAATGT ACACGAAGCACGGTGGAGTCGGAAGACGACGTACCATATGGGTACGGTTTTTTCCATTTCATCTTCTCGGCGGGCTGCATGTACTTTGGAATGATGTTTGTTGCCTGGGACACACATCATACCATGGAAGA ATGGAACGTAGATATTGGGTGGATCAGCACATGGGTCCATATCGCTAGCGAGGCTCTGGTGGTAGTATCCTACT TAACGATACTGCTGGCCAGAATTTTGGGAGTAGGCTGGCTCCAACACTTCCTTGCAAAGATCTTTGGAACAGATGACCAGCCGCACAACGATGAATCCCATACGACGACCGATGAATCCCATATGATGACCGTGCATGGTGATGAACCCCAGACAACGACCGTGCATGGTGATGAACCCCAGACAACGACCGTGCATGGTGATGAATCCCATACAACGACCGTGCATGGTGATGAACCCCAGACAACGACCGTGCATGGTGATGAATCCCATACGACGACCGTGCATGGTGATGAATCCCAAGCAACGACCACTAATGATGATGAATCAGAGACGATGAACACGCATGTCACATCGCCGTCCTCTTTGTATCACACAGCGTCACCCTCTTCGCTCTACTACTCCCCCGAGCAATCACCGACCAATAACACCGACCATCAACCTCCTCCGCCGTCGCCGCCTTCACTGTCCCCCCCTCATACCATAGAACTGCAAATGTCCGAGGTACCAAACATCGGTACCTCTGGCATGAATGAAGAGGATGGCGATGACTATATCAGAGAATGGGAGAGTGAATAA